Proteins from one Pontibacter korlensis genomic window:
- a CDS encoding Rieske (2Fe-2S) protein, with translation MNRLWAIFLPLLVLLISSCKDSSNSPIIPNVPVDAQLNINSQLYPELRQDGGYAYLPEGYKGIIVVRQSASVFLAFERACPFDPTNSCKLEVDQSRLYIVDPCCGSQFNLQGQVIGGPAIQSLRQYRTSLVASTLYISN, from the coding sequence ATGAATAGACTTTGGGCAATCTTTCTGCCGCTGTTAGTTCTGCTTATAAGCTCTTGCAAAGACAGCAGCAACAGCCCTATTATACCTAATGTTCCTGTAGACGCTCAGCTTAACATCAACAGCCAGCTTTACCCAGAACTGCGCCAGGATGGAGGGTATGCCTACCTGCCGGAAGGGTATAAAGGTATAATTGTAGTACGCCAGAGCGCTAGTGTTTTTCTTGCCTTTGAGCGTGCCTGCCCCTTCGACCCTACCAACTCGTGCAAGCTAGAGGTAGACCAATCGCGGCTGTATATCGTGGATCCTTGCTGCGGGTCGCAGTTTAACTTACAGGGTCAGGTAATTGGCGGCCCAGCCATTCAGAGCCTCCGTCAGTACAGAACCTCATTGGTAGCGTCTACCCTTTATATTTCTAATTAA
- a CDS encoding BT_3928 family protein: MKFISKFFWLFVGVLFIFSGLIKINDPVGTAIKLEEYFEVFSTDIAPFFKNLEPYSLFLSIFLSAAEIVLGVALLVRYQLKAVLWLLLIMIMFFTFLTFYSAYFNKVTDCGCFGDAIKLTPWESFTKDVVLLVMILVLLFTQKYLPPIMRTSSGAIITIITAALSVVVGWYAYEHLPYIDFRAYKVGNNIPELMKPSAPLRYKYVMTKGGEEHEFEEYPMDTTYTFKEMLAVNPEDGPKVTDFNVWNDEGDHTQEVLSGNKLLILVQNVLKADQQNFESINELVKAAETAGITPLVITSSSSQDFGAFRHEVNLAAPYYFGDGTVLKTIIRSNPGLVLLQDGVVKGKWHHNDTPDIEEVKEALAEEE; the protein is encoded by the coding sequence ATGAAGTTTATAAGTAAATTTTTCTGGCTTTTTGTGGGGGTGCTGTTCATCTTCTCAGGCCTGATCAAAATTAACGATCCTGTTGGCACGGCTATAAAGCTGGAGGAGTACTTTGAGGTATTCTCCACAGACATTGCTCCGTTCTTCAAGAACCTGGAGCCTTACTCGCTGTTCCTGTCCATATTTTTAAGTGCTGCCGAAATTGTGCTGGGCGTGGCATTATTGGTGCGATACCAGCTGAAGGCAGTGCTGTGGCTGCTGCTGATCATGATCATGTTCTTTACCTTTCTCACGTTCTACTCAGCCTACTTTAATAAAGTGACCGACTGCGGCTGCTTTGGGGATGCTATCAAACTAACGCCGTGGGAATCGTTTACCAAAGATGTGGTGTTGTTAGTGATGATCCTGGTGTTGCTGTTTACACAGAAATATCTGCCACCAATTATGCGCACTTCCTCCGGGGCCATTATTACCATTATAACAGCGGCTTTGTCGGTAGTAGTAGGTTGGTATGCTTACGAGCACCTGCCTTACATCGACTTCCGTGCTTATAAGGTGGGCAACAACATACCTGAACTCATGAAGCCTTCTGCTCCCCTGCGGTACAAGTACGTGATGACCAAAGGTGGCGAGGAGCACGAGTTTGAAGAATACCCAATGGATACCACCTACACTTTTAAGGAGATGTTGGCGGTAAACCCTGAGGATGGTCCGAAGGTTACCGATTTTAATGTGTGGAATGACGAGGGGGACCATACCCAGGAAGTGCTGAGCGGGAACAAGTTGCTGATCCTGGTGCAGAATGTACTAAAGGCCGACCAACAGAACTTTGAAAGTATAAATGAGCTGGTAAAAGCTGCCGAGACGGCTGGCATTACCCCTTTAGTTATTACCAGCAGTAGCTCACAAGACTTTGGGGCGTTCCGCCACGAAGTAAACCTGGCTGCGCCTTACTATTTCGGCGATGGTACTGTGCTCAAGACTATCATCCGCTCTAATCCAGGATTAGTGCTGTTGCAAGATGGTGTTGTGAAAGGCAAGTGGCACCACAACGACACACCGGATATTGAGGAGGTGAAAGAAGCACTGGCAGAGGAGGAATAA
- a CDS encoding TIGR03885 family FMN-dependent LLM class oxidoreductase: MVSIGYHISHEQFPPSQLLQLAKRAEEAGFQFCVSSDHFHPWSENQGESGFAWSWLGAAMAQTSIDYSVVNSPTHRYHPAIIAQAAATLDEMFPGRFWISVGSGQALNEAITGEHWPAKPERNERLKESVDIMRALWSGETVTHNGLIKVEKATLYTRPKVKVPVFGAAITPETAGWLAGWADGLITTSQPIEKLEKVVEAWKSNGGENKPMVLKIQLSYDKTDEAAREGAHEQWKTNIFESDMLAELRVPKQFDQAAQFVKPDEMDGGVNISSDPEKHIEWLEQYIELGFCKLDLHNVNKEQEQFIRVFGEKVLPHFQGR; encoded by the coding sequence ATGGTAAGCATAGGATATCATATTTCGCACGAGCAGTTTCCGCCAAGTCAGCTGCTTCAGCTGGCTAAGAGAGCTGAAGAGGCAGGATTTCAGTTTTGCGTTTCGTCCGACCACTTTCATCCTTGGAGTGAAAACCAGGGCGAATCAGGTTTTGCCTGGTCGTGGTTGGGAGCAGCCATGGCACAAACTTCCATAGACTACAGTGTAGTGAACAGCCCTACCCATCGCTACCATCCTGCTATTATAGCGCAGGCGGCAGCTACACTAGATGAGATGTTTCCGGGTAGATTCTGGATATCGGTAGGTAGCGGGCAGGCGCTTAATGAGGCAATAACAGGTGAACATTGGCCTGCAAAGCCAGAGCGAAACGAGAGACTGAAGGAAAGCGTGGATATTATGCGAGCCCTGTGGAGCGGTGAAACAGTAACACACAATGGTTTGATAAAAGTAGAAAAAGCCACGTTATATACCCGCCCAAAAGTGAAAGTTCCTGTCTTTGGAGCGGCTATCACCCCGGAAACAGCTGGCTGGCTGGCGGGGTGGGCTGACGGCCTGATTACAACCTCACAGCCTATAGAGAAGCTTGAAAAAGTTGTTGAGGCCTGGAAATCGAACGGTGGAGAAAATAAACCAATGGTTCTGAAGATTCAGCTTTCTTACGATAAGACCGATGAGGCTGCACGTGAGGGTGCGCATGAGCAGTGGAAAACGAACATCTTCGAGAGTGATATGCTGGCTGAGCTAAGAGTGCCAAAACAATTTGATCAGGCTGCGCAATTTGTAAAGCCGGACGAAATGGATGGAGGTGTCAATATTTCCAGTGATCCTGAAAAGCACATTGAGTGGCTGGAACAGTACATTGAACTGGGATTCTGTAAACTGGACCTGCACAACGTTAACAAAGAGCAGGAGCAATTTATACGGGTGTTTGGAGAGAAGGTGCTACCGCATTTCCAAGGGAGGTAG
- a CDS encoding 3-hydroxyacyl-CoA dehydrogenase family protein: MRLEEIKTIGVVGAGTMGQGIAQICAQAGYKTILFDINAQVLDKAEQITIKNLNKGIERGKLTETDKETALHNLTFTSDTLQLSCDVIIEAVVERLEVKQSIFQELASINTPDTILASNTSSIPITQIAAAVPNPERVVGMHFFNPAHIMKLVEVISGAATDPATAQIIKELAEKLGKTAVMAKDSPGFIVNRVARHFYVEGLKLLEEGVADVETIDKLMQASGFKMGPFELMDLIGVDTNYSVTTSMFEAFHYDPKFRPSRIQQQKVDAGHQGRKSGKGFYTYE; this comes from the coding sequence ATGAGGTTAGAGGAAATCAAAACCATAGGTGTAGTAGGTGCTGGTACCATGGGGCAGGGCATTGCTCAGATCTGTGCACAGGCCGGATATAAAACTATCCTCTTTGATATCAATGCACAAGTGCTGGATAAGGCAGAGCAAATTACCATCAAAAACCTGAACAAGGGAATTGAGCGGGGCAAGCTGACCGAAACCGACAAAGAGACGGCTCTACATAACCTTACCTTCACCAGCGACACACTACAACTGAGCTGCGATGTGATTATAGAGGCTGTAGTAGAGCGCCTGGAGGTAAAGCAGAGTATATTTCAAGAGCTGGCCAGCATTAACACACCCGACACTATACTTGCCTCCAACACCTCCTCCATCCCGATCACACAAATTGCTGCAGCTGTACCGAACCCGGAGCGCGTGGTAGGCATGCACTTCTTTAACCCGGCACACATCATGAAGCTGGTAGAAGTTATCTCAGGTGCTGCAACTGATCCTGCCACAGCTCAAATTATAAAGGAGCTAGCTGAGAAGCTAGGCAAAACAGCCGTTATGGCTAAAGACTCTCCCGGGTTTATTGTTAACAGGGTTGCTCGTCATTTTTATGTGGAAGGACTAAAGCTTTTAGAAGAAGGTGTAGCTGACGTAGAAACCATCGATAAGCTAATGCAGGCCAGTGGCTTTAAGATGGGGCCTTTTGAACTCATGGATTTGATTGGTGTTGATACTAATTATTCAGTAACCACCTCCATGTTCGAGGCTTTTCATTATGATCCAAAATTCAGGCCTAGCCGCATACAGCAACAAAAAGTGGATGCAGGACACCAAGGGCGCAAATCAGGCAAGGGTTTTTATACTTATGAATAG
- a CDS encoding shikimate kinase: MRIFLVGMMGSGKTTLGRQLAQWLNYAFVDLDEHIVQQQGQSIAQIFEQQGQEYFRKLERQALEELVQKYERVVISTGGGAPCFFDNIYFINLHGESFFLDVPVEELVQRLLTQGQEERPLLAGKNIAELKSYLTETLTYRRQFYERAKHTISENSLSPESILSLLNL, from the coding sequence ATGCGGATTTTTCTGGTAGGCATGATGGGCAGTGGCAAAACCACCTTGGGGCGGCAACTGGCGCAGTGGCTTAACTATGCGTTTGTTGACTTGGATGAACATATTGTACAACAGCAGGGGCAAAGTATAGCCCAAATTTTTGAACAGCAGGGGCAAGAGTATTTCCGTAAGTTAGAGCGGCAGGCACTGGAGGAACTGGTGCAAAAGTATGAGCGGGTCGTTATTTCTACAGGTGGCGGAGCTCCATGCTTCTTTGATAATATTTATTTTATCAACCTCCACGGTGAGAGTTTTTTCCTGGATGTGCCGGTAGAAGAGTTGGTGCAGAGATTGTTAACCCAAGGGCAGGAGGAACGACCGCTATTAGCTGGTAAGAATATAGCTGAATTAAAATCTTATTTAACTGAAACATTAACCTACCGCAGGCAGTTTTACGAACGCGCAAAGCATACTATATCAGAAAACAGCTTGAGCCCGGAAAGCATTTTAAGCTTGCTCAACTTATAG
- a CDS encoding sterol desaturase family protein, translated as MKPNHKGSAQLFKNPVLEKMSRTHIALPISIFLIIAVGLIYYGIAYSFISILEAIGFFFLGWFIFTLIEYLAHRYVFHMDTDTPLKARMQYLFHGNHHEFPKDKKRLAMPPVVSILYASAFFFIFKVVFGTFVFGVVAGVLFGYAMYLLVHYVVHAYPPPKNFLKQLWIHHSIHHYKDPEVAYGVSSPLWDYILGTMPKRSK; from the coding sequence ATGAAACCTAATCACAAAGGAAGCGCACAGCTCTTTAAGAACCCCGTTCTGGAGAAGATGTCTAGAACGCACATCGCCCTGCCTATATCTATCTTCTTGATCATAGCCGTTGGGCTGATATATTACGGTATTGCCTATAGCTTTATCAGCATATTAGAGGCTATCGGCTTTTTCTTTCTGGGATGGTTTATCTTTACTTTGATAGAGTATTTGGCCCACCGCTATGTATTCCATATGGATACTGATACTCCGCTTAAAGCACGTATGCAGTACCTGTTCCATGGTAATCATCATGAGTTCCCGAAAGACAAAAAGCGCTTGGCTATGCCGCCCGTGGTAAGTATACTGTATGCTTCTGCGTTCTTCTTCATCTTTAAAGTTGTCTTCGGGACGTTTGTATTTGGAGTGGTAGCTGGCGTGCTATTTGGCTATGCTATGTACTTACTGGTGCACTATGTAGTGCACGCGTACCCACCACCAAAGAACTTCCTGAAGCAGCTTTGGATACACCATAGTATTCATCATTACAAAGATCCAGAGGTTGCTTATGGCGTGTCTTCCCCGCTTTGGGACTATATTTTAGGCACGATGCCGAAACGATCGAAGTAA